Proteins encoded within one genomic window of Anastrepha ludens isolate Willacy chromosome 4, idAnaLude1.1, whole genome shotgun sequence:
- the LOC128862313 gene encoding uncharacterized protein LOC128862313 encodes MFKPAIGLLLLAALCVAEVPTRLRSAARRPSGARVRFLARQQAAPAPAPTGYPAAGVTPEIPFDLPSSTVKPEVTYLPPDNTYGPPPQPAATYGPPVPHSTYGPPTEAPASPGVPDATYGPPDNTYLPPVESATEEEATVEEQQPTVPQSDVVDQPQNEVEAPAEEEDILVAVADDGSVIAVSNSFDAPDSEAEQPARLVFQRFPQGKRHTPADAPIPARLVKLRRAMPAKVQPQPQSFLFASRYTTW; translated from the coding sequence ATGTTCAAGCCAGCCATCGGTTTACTATTGCTAGCTGCATTGTGCGTAGCCGAGGTGCCAACGCGTCTCCGCTCTGCTGCACGCCGTCCAAGTGGCGCCCGTGTACGTTTCCTTGCACGCCAACAGGCAGCACCCGCGCCCGCACCAACTGGTTATCCTGCCGCAGGCGTAACGCCTGAAATTCCATTTGACTTGCCCTCATCAACTGTGAAGCCGGAGGTGACCTACTTGCCACCGGATAACACCTATGGTCCGCCACCACAGCCTGCTGCTACTTATGGCCCGCCTGTGCCACACAGCACCTACGGACCACCAACCGAAGCGCCTGCCTCACCTGGCGTACCAGACGCTACATATGGTCCACCAGACAACACTTACTTGCCGCCTGTGGAAAGTGCCACGGAGGAGGAGGCCACAGTTGAAGAGCAACAGCCAACTGTACCGCAATCGGATGTTGTAGATCAGCCACAGAATGAAGTAGAGGCACCCGCTGAAGAAGAGGATATTCTCGTCGCGGTTGCTGATGACGGTTCTGTCATTGCGGTTAGCAACTCTTTTGACGCGCCGGACTCTGAGGCGGAGCAGCCAGCGCGTTTGGTTTTCCAGCGCTTCCCACAAGGTAAACGCCATACACCTGCTGACGCGCCCATCCCAGCGCGTCTGGTGAAGTTGCGTCGTGCGATGCCAGCCAAGGTGCAACCACAGCCACAGAGTTTCCTATTCGCCTCGCGCTACACCACCTGGTAG